One genomic segment of Litorilinea aerophila includes these proteins:
- a CDS encoding fibronectin type III domain-containing protein, which produces MNAKRSSCREVAPSLRFHLHNALGARAAGIWVALPLILAAGAWALLWAALRPTPVQAQVDTTCDAVSAIPAEECRALVALYQNTDGAAWDDHTLWLTVNGSTTPCDWFGVTCEGGHVTRLELPGNSLRGNLPRALGGLGHLQQLDLSDNLLRGGVPDSLCRLAVAGTQAHLAYNQLQARDARTRACLDHLDPDWLETQTIPPRELTVGQITTDQIQLRWQPIPYTGDGGYYEVRYATRLDGPYTVHGTTADKTADGYMLDGLTPGQTYFIQVRTFTPAHSNQEHGQLSQPAQLAAVTQAESGFVLLILYFPADNDLSPYVDSVLERVRRGSELNPNVQVIFLGDKRGPANTRIFEVARGVITRTHTVEEVWGTDELDTSDPNVLAWFLTHARERFPGAARTVVSLMGHGVGMMPEFPWPTLDDGADVPSTTPPGIPALPKGIEATPGDVGDGSGYLSSIDFGAALAAATDNGANPFDVVFFDQCFQGNLATLYQVHRSARVLVASPNYAWLAAPYHQYLVALSPTATPELMADRLIRIYQGALDDSHPNVIFWVRGADIPAITQAVSQLGTSLQAALQTGNSAILATIGNAARLSQYVDTTQCGRQQFQMGPPDELLGAGSFASNLRRGFGPGDPFGIYDAAGALLAQLDQVESLARVGHPYLAPQVTWTYTDTITLLAPLRRESPPNVAWRASIFGATPPMDAIWTPSPDQTVPITQPFALAEESTWDEFIAAWYTGPMTPTVGEWCHYTPPVRITQDVTETLTLTVTDQGLGTAQVIWTATAAEDATSYWLLARPQGQSNWTVVEQLPLTQTVLTLAAPEAGVTFDLQVVAQDALGLVVAESNPVDWAVSGPVLDRRIYLPVVRK; this is translated from the coding sequence GTGAACGCCAAGAGGTCCAGTTGCAGAGAAGTCGCCCCCTCCCTACGCTTCCATCTCCACAACGCCCTGGGTGCCAGGGCCGCCGGCATCTGGGTGGCCCTGCCTCTCATCCTGGCCGCAGGGGCCTGGGCACTGCTATGGGCCGCGCTGCGGCCGACGCCCGTCCAGGCCCAGGTGGACACCACCTGCGACGCCGTCTCCGCCATCCCGGCTGAGGAGTGTCGCGCCCTGGTGGCCCTCTACCAGAACACCGACGGTGCCGCCTGGGACGACCACACCCTCTGGCTGACGGTCAACGGGAGCACAACGCCGTGCGACTGGTTTGGCGTCACCTGCGAGGGCGGCCATGTGACACGCCTGGAACTGCCCGGCAACAGCCTGCGGGGCAACCTGCCCCGGGCCCTGGGCGGGCTGGGTCACCTCCAACAGCTGGACCTGTCCGACAACCTGCTCCGGGGTGGCGTCCCCGACAGCCTGTGCCGCCTGGCCGTGGCTGGTACCCAGGCCCACCTGGCCTACAACCAGCTCCAGGCCCGGGATGCCCGCACCCGCGCCTGCCTGGATCACCTGGATCCGGACTGGCTGGAGACCCAGACCATCCCGCCCCGGGAGCTCACGGTGGGCCAGATCACGACCGATCAGATTCAGCTTCGCTGGCAACCCATCCCCTACACCGGAGACGGCGGCTACTATGAAGTGCGCTATGCCACCCGGTTGGACGGCCCGTACACCGTCCACGGCACCACAGCAGACAAGACCGCGGACGGGTATATGCTGGACGGATTGACGCCCGGCCAGACCTACTTCATCCAGGTGCGTACCTTCACGCCGGCCCACAGCAACCAGGAACATGGCCAGCTGAGCCAGCCAGCTCAACTGGCGGCCGTGACCCAGGCCGAGAGCGGCTTCGTCCTGCTCATCCTCTACTTCCCGGCAGACAACGACCTGTCCCCCTACGTGGACAGCGTGTTGGAACGGGTGCGCCGGGGCAGTGAACTGAACCCCAACGTCCAGGTGATCTTCCTGGGCGACAAGCGAGGCCCGGCCAATACCCGTATCTTCGAGGTGGCCCGGGGCGTGATCACCCGGACCCACACCGTGGAAGAAGTCTGGGGCACCGACGAGCTGGATACATCGGACCCGAACGTGCTGGCGTGGTTTCTCACCCATGCCCGGGAACGCTTCCCCGGCGCCGCCCGGACGGTGGTGAGCCTCATGGGGCACGGCGTGGGCATGATGCCCGAATTCCCCTGGCCCACCCTGGACGACGGGGCCGACGTCCCGTCCACCACTCCGCCCGGCATTCCGGCCCTGCCCAAGGGCATCGAGGCCACGCCCGGGGATGTGGGGGACGGCAGCGGCTACCTGAGCAGCATCGACTTCGGCGCGGCCCTGGCCGCAGCCACGGACAACGGCGCCAATCCCTTTGACGTGGTCTTCTTCGACCAGTGCTTCCAGGGCAACCTGGCCACCCTGTACCAGGTCCACCGTTCGGCCCGGGTCCTGGTGGCCTCGCCCAACTATGCCTGGCTGGCCGCGCCCTACCATCAGTACCTGGTGGCCCTCTCCCCCACAGCCACGCCGGAGCTCATGGCCGACCGCCTTATCCGCATCTACCAGGGGGCCCTGGACGACAGCCACCCCAACGTCATCTTTTGGGTGCGGGGGGCAGACATTCCGGCCATCACCCAGGCGGTGAGCCAGCTGGGCACGAGCCTGCAGGCTGCCCTGCAGACGGGCAACAGTGCCATCCTGGCGACCATCGGGAATGCGGCCCGGCTGAGCCAGTACGTGGATACCACCCAATGCGGGCGCCAGCAGTTCCAGATGGGGCCGCCCGATGAGCTGCTGGGGGCCGGTTCCTTCGCCTCCAACCTCCGGCGGGGCTTTGGGCCGGGCGATCCCTTCGGCATCTACGATGCGGCCGGTGCGCTCCTCGCCCAATTGGACCAGGTGGAGAGCCTGGCCCGGGTCGGTCACCCCTACCTCGCGCCCCAGGTCACCTGGACATACACCGACACCATCACCCTGCTGGCCCCCCTGCGCCGGGAGAGCCCGCCGAACGTGGCGTGGCGGGCCAGCATCTTCGGCGCCACGCCGCCCATGGACGCCATCTGGACGCCCTCCCCGGACCAGACCGTGCCCATTACCCAGCCCTTCGCCCTGGCCGAGGAGAGCACCTGGGACGAATTCATCGCCGCCTGGTACACCGGCCCCATGACACCCACTGTGGGCGAGTGGTGCCACTACACGCCGCCGGTTCGGATCACCCAGGACGTCACCGAAACGCTGACCCTCACCGTCACCGACCAGGGACTGGGCACCGCCCAAGTCATCTGGACAGCCACGGCGGCCGAGGACGCCACCTCCTACTGGCTGCTGGCTCGCCCCCAGGGCCAGTCCAACTGGACGGTGGTGGAACAGCTTCCCCTCACCCAGACCGTCCTGACCCTGGCGGCCCCCGAAGCCGGCGTGACCTTCGACCTTCAGGTAGTGGCCCAGGATGCCCTGGGCCTGGTGGTGGCCGAGTCCAACCCCGTGGACTGGGCCGTGAGCGGGCCGGTCCTGGATCGGCGCATCTACCTGCCGGTGGTACGAAAGTGA